ttcaggtcaggattaCCCGAcatcttctcaaagagctcggccaaatcgtcagagaatcccaaagaaggCCCAAACAAAGGAACCCAGCCCAAATCTAAAGACAACtaaagcctagaaagataaaggcagttcccctagaaagataagatgacttcactcaaagataagataagataactatcttatctccagaaaggtcactccacactattataaatacaccggagcacccaggtataactcatactctgattctacaaaaaactttcctaaagcacgtgctaacttaagcatcggagtctcttgcaggtaccaccaccctccggtgacgaaggttCAGCAACAGTTTCAGGTAATCCTCAAAACAGTATTCCAGCATCAGAATTACATGTTATAAATAAACCATGGTCATTTAAAGGTTGGACTTTAGATTTGGTTGGGCATATTCATCCATCTTCTTCTAAATGTCATAAGTTTATTTTTGGTTAGTATTGATCATTTTTTAAATGGGTATAAGCTATCCCTTTGAGGGAGATAACTcacactaaaataataatttcattGAGGAGCATAATGTGTTTAGATTTggaatttcttaatttattactATTGATTAAGAAACTTTGATCATTGAAAAACAGGTCATAGAATATGTCAAATTTAGGAatataaaaaaacttttttctACACCTTGTTATGCCCAAGTTAATACACAGGTAGAGATAGCGAATTAGATTTTGATCACATTAATTCAAAAGTACATTGAAAGTGCTAGAAGAACACCATTACAAGTGAGTGTTGTAAGAGAGAAGAGCATTAGGTCAAAGAAGgagttcttcttttttttctaaaggtaagttaaattttatttcttcaaaaaataaataacagtgTCCAAAAAGGGATAAATAGAAAGCAATTGAAAATTCCCACTAGAAATGACACAACAAAAATAGATGGCTAATGAGGAAAGGAACGAAACATAAAGATATGTGCCGAACCCTTAGTTTCATCTCATTGGTACCGTGATACTGCCTCAGTTATCTCCTCCACCATCGTCTTCCTTCCTTCAAAAACTTCTCTGTTCTGAGCTTTCCAGAGTTCCCAGCATACAATCACAACTCGAGCAAGTGTCTCAACACCACCCTGGTTTTTGATGGTGACCCGCAGCCACCACGACGCGAAATCAGGAGACCCATTTTGAGCAACAGTGTCAGTAGAGAAGAGGGCGTTCCAGGTCGCTACAACAGGGCCACAGTGGTGGAGGCAGTGGGTGATTGTTTCATCTTCTACTCTGAATCTTAGGCAAAGGGGCAAGGTGTTTTCAAATCTGTGGTGGATGACATGCATCATAGGTAACCTTTCATGAATAGCCCTCCATAGAAAAATCTGTAGCTTAGTTTGAATCTTTAATCCCCAAACCTGCTTCCAAATTACTTGATTTTGCAACAAAAGGGGAAACTGTGCTATTGGAACATGATAGAAATTGTAGGCTATTGTATACCCAGTAAAGACATcatattgctttcttttgttCCAGATCCACTGTAGCTTGTCAACACCATCAGCATTCAACAGAGTGGAGAGGATACGGGTTGCTGTCTCCGGAGGAAAAATTTCTTCTATCTGCTCTTGCTTCCATTGCCGATCCACTGTAAGTAAATCCTTGACTCATTAGATATCTGTATCTATGTTGTTGCTACAATTAGGAATAAATTTGTATGGGGGAGGTAACCAAGGGTCATACTATATACGAATATTAGAACCCAGTCCTATGCTCCAACTAATACCTTTTTCTGCAACTTTTCTTCCTTCTAAAAGATTTTGCCACCCCCAAAAAGATTGTGATCCTTTATCAGCTGAGTGTGGTTGCAtaacgaaaatatttttgttttagcaTTTTAGACAGTAAAGAATTTGGGTTAATGGTGATTCTTCAAAATTGTTTTTCGAGAAGTGCCAAATTATGTACTCTTAGGTCTTTAAAACCCAGTCCTCCTAAAAAAGGAGGTCTtcaatagttttttttattgaaaatatcattttctctttcttacaaattattagataaaatataCCCTATATACTATCATCTATActagattattattattgttgtcgtCATTGTagttgttttttttaggttaatTATTCTTTTCGCCCCTAAAGTTTGAgaccaaaattaaaatcatccctgacctttttttgttattaaaatcatcctcaacattacaaaacgttataaaatcatccttttctactttaattttattctttttaccaaattacccttaataatataaataatattaaaaaaataaaaacaaactcttctcttctcctcccCTCCCCCCCGGGGTCATTatctcttccctttcttctctCTCCATCTCCTTCCTCATACCTCCTCCTCTGCACCCCACTTCCTCATACCCCTTTTTCATGGCACAATATCAATCATCTAAAGAAACTTCAGAGCTTGATGTTTTTTGGGTCTAGATAATAAGACTCTATTGAAAGTTGCTGAGAAATTGGAGTTATGAGAAAATAACAAGCATTGATGATGTTTCTACGGTGTTCATTTGTCCAATTTCACTTGAGTCAATGCAAGAGCCAGTAACACTTTCAACTAGCCAAACTTATGAAAGATCCAACATCATCAAATGGTTCTCACTTGGCCACAGAACTTGTCCCATAACATTGGGATGATGATGATAGTGGTAATTCTCTCACATCAAACAATACTCTCAGTCACTTGATCCTTACTTGGTTTTCTCACAAGTACATAGCCATGAAGAAGAAATTAGAGAATGTTAAAAAGTAGGCTGAGCTTTGAGGGATTgaacttgctttttctttttcttccaatcCCTTGTAATAGAAAGGGAAGAGATACAAAAGTGCAGATGCCGGGGGGATGGGTGTCGTGGGCTGGAGGGGGaggatttgttttttattttttaatattatttttattatttatattaattattaagggtaatttagtaaaaaataaaattaaaataaaaaggacgattttataacgttttgtaacattgagaatgattttaataataaaaaaaggtcgatgatgattttaattttggtcTCAGACCTTAGGGACGAAAAGAATACTTAACTCTTTTTTTCTGTTTAAGTAATAGatgaaaattagtaaaataaaagagtactcttatttgtattttaaaataacactccaaagtattttattttgtactgTTCAATATTTGTTTTCtatcgaaaatttttaaatgaaaaattttagaagtaTTATTATGTTaagcaaaaaatattatttaaaaaaataatataagaaaataGTTATATATTATGTACCCTACCCGTAGGTACTCAACCCGACCTATTTCGATCGGGTAGGGTTGCCAACTCGATCCGCAGCGGTTAGGATAAGGTGTGGGTAGAGTTCTCATACGAGTCGGGTATGGTGAGAGTTAAGCTTCAACCCTACCCGATCAATCTGCACCctatataactatatattatatacttatataaaaataagatgttaaattaaaaacatCTCACTAAATGAAAAAGATCCTTAGTCATTAAGAGaatatcattaattaataatttaatatgtttttttacataaaagtaagttctattttaaattatcatcaaattaTATGTTGCATCTTTTTTGTAATCAACGAGTAGGGTTGGATACCCGCAGATTAAGAACAAATAGGGTTAAGACTGAGATATTTTCAACTCGCGGATAAAGTTAGGGTTGGATCCGAATTCTATCCTACCCTACCTATTACCACTCCTACAACCAACCAAGAGTGTGGAAACGGTTGCGAGTATAATTCGAATATGCTAAAAGTGACGTGCAAAAGTGTAACTATCACTTGACATAGAAATTCTATAAATAGAGTCTTATATTAACATTGTAGGAAGTTcaatttcttttgaaaaaattcttaaaaatccaaaaaaaactCTTAGTCTCTTTGGCATCatcgaataaaattaaaaaatcttaagTAAATCATAAACTCAAATAtttgtaatttactttttttaatttcttttttaataaaatttatttgcttttataccttctttttctttacatttgccttccttttTCGTCAACTTTTTAATTCTcagtttctttaatttttgcaatttaaTTATTGCCTTTGGCACCCTacaattcttctttttatcttttaatttcgtctttaatttttattaccgCTACAATTGAAGGATTAAGATACCCATGTTTTTtcatagaataaaatttaagtaaaaaaataaaaaatataacattttttactTAAGAAATAGGATTAAGATACAAACCTTGTAATTCTTATTCGTTTAAAGTCTGATAAAAAcctaaagataatttttttattaactacaGGACTAAAAGCCCAAGGACAACAGAAAAAATTACATCGaaataatgaaaaaacaaaaaactgaaAAGCAAATGCCTCTTTTAATCAGCATCAAACTGGACAAAAGAGGTAAAGAGGACATCTAACTGATTTTGAAGATGAATGGCTAAAATATCAGCGCACCCGAAGGAAATGGTTTATAAACATGATCCAAGAAATCCAAAAGGAGCTCCAATTTCATACACAAGGGGGAAGCAGGCACGAGTTGAAGTTGCATTTTTAAATAGGCTCCATTTCATTCATTAAACACATTTTCGCATGAGGTACTTACTAAATTTGCGCTGGCAGCAACAAAACATCCATCTTCGATGTGGATAATAACACGAGTAGTGTTCCCAGCATTAGAACTATTTGACCCATTGCAATTCAACTTGAAAAAGTTGGTCACTGGATCCTTCCAACCGATTTGAGCATATACTGATTTTTAGCTTTTTGAGCCTCcctataacttttttttttgtcatacacAGTCGCACCCTAAAACATAGCAAAGAGCTTTAAGCAGCACCAGTAACAGAGACGTCAAGCCATAGCTCGCAGCCCGTAGGtaacttattaaaaataaaaagttacgAAAAATTTGAAATGTACCGAGtccattaatatatattatatatattttttataattcagatAAACAATTAAAACAACCGAAACATCCATACATAAAtagttttataaatatttttgatacACTTAAAACTCTTCTTAAAAGTTATATACGTTACTTAGTCAGGTTAACAGTTTATAGAATAATAACATAAGATtccaaaacaagaaaagtattTATTTCCATTTCCTCTGGATCCAAACTACACTTCAACGAGCTCAATAATCCATGAAACATTTACAAGCAGGAGCAAATACTAAACCCTAGAATGAATCAACCACCGAAACCGTAGAGAGTCCTTCCCTGCCTCTTGAGAGCATAAACAACATCCATGGCAGTAACGGTTTTGCGGCGAGCGTGCTCGGTGTAGGTAACGGCATCCCGAATAACGTTCTCCAAGAAGATCTTGAGAACGCCACGTGTCTCCTCATAGATGAGGCCACTGATTCTCTTGACGCCTCCCCTGCGAGCCAGACGGCGAATGGCGGGTTTCGTGATTCCCTGAATGTTATCACGAAGCACCTTTCTGTGCCTCTTCGCTCCTCCCTTTCCCAATCCCTTTCCTCCCTTTCCACGACCTGACATTTTCAAACACTAAAGAGAAAGAGATGCGCGGAGAAGCTTTTTCTGttgagatttgattttgaatttgatgtcgTTGGGACAGAACTTTAGTCGCTTTTACATTGCGGACTTTGTGTTTTGGGTCTGCTATATAGGTGGGAAGTGTGATATCTGGGTCGTTGATTATGGGAAAATGGACGGCTTGAGATTGCGATCCTCGTCTTGTGATTTTTAATGGTTTGACCGTTGATTAATTTCGATCGACGGTATGAGTATGCGAGTGATTTTTGCGGATTATGACGTGGCATGTTTCTCGACGTGGTAAGtattctttgttagtttttatttttcgatttcaaaatttatacaaaAGTGTTAGAGAATAGAGATGTATAAAGTTCGATTCGGTCCAATGACAAAGTCTAGAATTAATGCATTTTTTAAGGTTTTGATTTGGGGCGAAATGTCTCGGGTATGGcctgaaaaaaaaagtttgggTCATATTCGGGCCACCCAGTCCAGTCCGATGAGTAGTTAatgtttcaaaatttgaaatatacTTAGGGGCTAAAATACAAGTAAATATTCATAGTAGTTTCTGAGATTCAcgtaaatatttaatataatcttcaagatttcaatttatCCATTGTAGTCCTCCAGATAGAGCTCCGAGCACTCAAAGTAGTCCTTGGACATATTTCTGGTGATGAGTCATCACCGGAGCGCTGACATGGCGTCGTTTTGCCAGATTGGAGCTTAGCTGGCTCATTTTCAATTTATACCCACATTGGTCCCTCGCAGTTGGTGTTATTGTACAAATCCCCACTCCTACACGCTTCGCTCTCCCTCTTCCTCGCGTTCTTCATCACATTCTTCAAACTCCCAATTCTCTTCCTCTACGCTCTCCAAACCTACATC
This sequence is a window from Arachis duranensis cultivar V14167 chromosome 2, aradu.V14167.gnm2.J7QH, whole genome shotgun sequence. Protein-coding genes within it:
- the LOC107473994 gene encoding histone H4, with the protein product MSGRGKGGKGLGKGGAKRHRKVLRDNIQGITKPAIRRLARRGGVKRISGLIYEETRGVLKIFLENVIRDAVTYTEHARRKTVTAMDVVYALKRQGRTLYGFGG
- the LOC107474004 gene encoding uncharacterized protein LOC107474004, with translation MQPHSADKGSQSFWGWQNLLEGRKVAEKVDRQWKQEQIEEIFPPETATRILSTLLNADGVDKLQWIWNKRKQYDVFTGYTIAYNFYHVPIAQFPLLLQNQVIWKQVWGLKIQTKLQIFLWRAIHERLPMMHVIHHRFENTLPLCLRFRVEDETITHCLHHCGPVVATWNALFSTDTVAQNGSPDFASWWLRVTIKNQGGVETLARVVIVCWELWKAQNREVFEGRKTMVEEITEAVSRYQ